The following proteins are co-located in the Bos indicus isolate NIAB-ARS_2022 breed Sahiwal x Tharparkar chromosome 8, NIAB-ARS_B.indTharparkar_mat_pri_1.0, whole genome shotgun sequence genome:
- the LOC109562847 gene encoding interferon alpha-G translates to MAPAWSLLLALLLLSCNAICSLGCHLPHTHSLANRRVLMLLRQLRRVSPSSCLQDRNDFAFPQEALGGSQLQKAQAISVLHEVTQHTFQLFSAEGSAAVWDESLLDKLRAALDQQLTDLQFCLRQEEGLRGAPLLKEDSSLAVRKYFHRLTLYLQEKRHSPCAWEVVRAEVMRAFSSSTNLQERFRRKD, encoded by the coding sequence ATGGCCCCAGCCTGGTCCTTActcctggccctgctgctgctcagCTGCAACGCCATCTGCTCTCTGGGTTGCCACCTGCCTCACACCCACAGCCTGGCCAACAGGAGGGTCCTGATGCTCCTGCGACAACTGAGGAgggtctccccttcctcctgcctgcagGACAGAAATGACTTTGCATTCCCCCAGGAGGCGCTGGGCGGCAGCCAGTTGCAGAAGGCTCAAGCCATCTCTGTGCTCCACGAGGTGACCCAGCACACCTTCCAGCTCTTCAGCGCAGAGGGCTCAGCCGCCGTGTGGGATGAGAGCCTCCTGGACAAGCTCCGCGCTGCACTGGATCAGCAGCTCACTGACCTGCAATTCTgtctgaggcaggaggaggggcttCGAGGGGCTCCCCTGCTCAAGGAGGACTCCAGCCTGGCTGTGAGGAAATACTTCCACAGACTCACTCTCTATCTGCAAGAGAAGAGACACAGCCCTTGTGCCTGGGAGGTTGTCAGAGCAGAAGTCATGAGAGCCTTCTCTTCTTCAACAAACTTGCAGGAGAGATTCAGGAGAAAGGACTGA
- the LOC109562844 gene encoding interferon omega-1-like has translation MAFVLSLLMALVLVSYGPGRSLGCDLSQNHVLVGRQNLRLLGQMRRLSPRFCLQDRKDFAFPQEMVEGGQLHEAQAISVLHEMLQQTFNLFHTERSSAAWDTTLLEQLRTGLHQQLDNLDACLGLLTGKEDSALGRTGPTLAVKRYFQGIHVYLKEKEYSDCAWEIIIMEIMRSFSSSTSLQERLRMMDGDLNSP, from the coding sequence ATGGCCTTTGTGCTCTCTCTACTGATGGCCCTGGTGCTGGTCAGCTATGGCCCGGGAAGATCCCTGGGCTGTGACCTGTCTCAGAACCACGTGCTGGTTGGCAGGCAGAACCTCAGGCTCCTGGGCCAAATGAGGAGACTCTCCCCTCGCTTCTGTCTGCAGGACAGAAAAGACTTCGCTTtcccccaggagatggtggagggcgGCCAGCTCCACGAGGCCCAGGCCATCTCTGTGCTCCATGAGATGCTCCAGCAGACCTTCAACCTCTTCCACACAGAGCGCTCCTCTGCTGCCTGGGACACCACTCTCCTGGAGCAGCTCCGCACTGGACTCCATCAGCAGCTGGACAACCTGGATGCCTGCCTGGGCCTGTTGACGGGAAAGGAAGACTCTGCCCTGGGAAGGACGGGCCCCACACTGGCCGTGAAGAGGTACTTCCAGGGCATCCATGTCTACctgaaagagaaggaatacaGCGACTGTGCCTGGGAAATCATCATAATGGAAATCATGAGATCCTTCTCTTCATCGACCAGCTTGCAAGAAAGGTTAAGAATGATGGATGGAGACCTGAACTCACCTTGA
- the LOC109562846 gene encoding interferon omega-1-like: MAFVLSLLMALVLVSYSPGGSLGCDLSQNHVLVGRENLRLLGQMRRLSPRFCLQDRKDFAFPQEMVEGGQLHEAQAISVLHEMLQQTFNLFHTERSSAAWDTTLLEQLRTGLHQQLDDLDACLGQVMGEEDSALGKTGPTLAVKRYFQGIHVYLKEKEYSDCAWEIVIMEIMRSLSSSTNLQERLR; the protein is encoded by the coding sequence ATGGCCTTCGTGCTCTCTCTACTGATGGCCCTGGTGCTGGTCAGCTACAGCCCGGGAGGATCCCTGGGCTGTGACCTGTCTCAGAACCATGTGCTGGTTGGCAGGGAGAACCTCAGGCTCCTGGGCCAAATGAGGAGACTCTCCCCTCGCTTCTGTCTGCAGGACAGAAAAGACTTCGCTTtcccccaggagatggtggagggcgGCCAGCTCCACGAGGCCCAGGCCATCTCTGTGCTCCATGAGATGCTCCAGCAGACCTTCAACCTCTTCCACACAGAGCGCTCCTCTGCTGCCTGGGACACCACCCTCCTGGAGCAGCTCCGCACTGGACTCCATCAGCAGCTGGACGACCTGGACGCCTGCCTGGGGCAGGTGATGGGAGAGGAAGACTCTGCCCTGGGAAAGACAGGCCCCACACTCGCCGTGAAGAGGTATTTCCAGGGCATCCATGTCTACctgaaagagaaggaatacaGCGACTGCGCCTGGGAAATCGTCATAATGGAAATCATGAGATCCTTGTCTTCATCAACCAACTTGCAAGAAAGGTTAAGATGA